A stretch of the Larimichthys crocea isolate SSNF chromosome IX, L_crocea_2.0, whole genome shotgun sequence genome encodes the following:
- the nacc2 gene encoding nucleus accumbens-associated protein 2, which translates to MSQLLHVEIPNFGATVLGSLNEQRLLGHYCDVSILVKGQAFKAHRAVLAASSLYFRDLFSSSTKTQFELPSSVTPACFEQILTFCYTGKLTMAASEQLVVMYTAGYLQIQHIVERGMDLMFKANSPHCDSQTAGSLEETGSEPQSPCNNGNGLAVAALLGTPGWSPSLLMPQRKIKLEGDPTPLTIPSTQSKISSSELGSRLARASSLFYSTAGGATIPGMPSYHLHGAGGGGAGGGVERSSPGASSLPTTDSPTSYQNEDEEFEEEPYDGITEDAYSHLYGRSANPYGIQDKPEMAAVPLALENRNCVLIRRDLVALPASLISQIGYRCHPKLYSEGDPGEKLELVAGTQVFMTRGQLMNCHLCAGIKHKVLLRRLLATFFDRNTLANSCGTGIRSSTSDPSRKPLDSRVLNAVKLYCQNFNPNFKESEMNVIAADMCTNARRVRKRWLPKIKSMLPDGMEVYRAGMGMGAAVGLGLALGAPQSGVPLPFEPDFKTLEQRLYPDRKDPLRTHPPLTEGSPGSGAAGAEAEGEGEGVVQEEQEEDEDEAALEGVDGSLGAPTLIPGAEAGNCGDTPPEQEVESFGQGLRVNGQ; encoded by the exons ATGTCCCAGCTGCTCCATGTGGAGATCCCGAACTTTGGAGCCACAGTTTTGGGCTCCCTGAATGAGCAGCGCCTGCTGGGACACTACTGCGATGTATCCATCCTGGTCAAAG GTCAGGCTTTCAAAGCCCACCGGGCCGTTTTGGCTGCCAGCAGCCTCTACTTTCGTGacctcttcagcagctccaccaaGACCCAGTTTGAGTTGCCCTCCTCAGTCACACCTGCTTGCTTTGAGCAGATCCTCACTTTCTGCTATACAGGGAAACTCACAATGGCAGCTAGTGAACAGCTGGTGGTCATGTACACAGCTGGCTACCTCCAAATTCAGCATATAGTTGAAAGAGGCATGGACCTAATGTTCAAGGCGAACTCACCTCACTGTGACTCGCAAACAGCAGGGTCTTTAGAGGAAACCGGATCCGAGCCACAGAGTCCTTGTAATAATGGTAACGGACTAGCAGTGGCTGCCCTTTTGGGAACCCCAGGGTGGTCTCCATCCTTACTCATGCCGCAACGTAAAATCAAACTAGAAGGGGACCCGACGCCTCTGACAATACCCTCGACACAAAGCAAGATTTCGTCTTCGGAGTTGGGGAGTCGACTGGCGAGGGCTAGTTCGCTGTTTTACTCAACGGCTGGTGGGGCCACCATCCCTGGTATGCCTTCCTACCACCTTCACGGGGCcggtggaggtggagcaggaggaggagttgaAAGGTCCAGCCCTGGAGCATCCAGCCTGCCAACCACAGACAGTCCTACGTCCTACcagaatgaagatgaagagtttGAAGAAGAGCCCTATGATGGGATCACAGAGGATGCCTACAGTCATCTCTATGGACGTTCAGCTAACCCCTACGGGA TCCAGGACAAGCCAGAGATGGCAGCGGTGCCCTTGGCCTTGGAGAACCGCAACTGTGTGCTGATCCGCAGGGACCTGGTGGCGCTGCCTGCAAGCCTCATCAGCCAGATAGGCTACCGCTGCCACCCTAAGCTCTACTCTGAGGGGGACCCTGGGGAGAAGCTGGAATTGGTAGCTg GTACACAGGTGTTCATGACTCGAGGCCAGCTGATGAACTGTCATCTATGTGCTGGTATCAAACACAAAGTCTTGCTCCGCCGTCTGCTAGCCACGTTCTTTGATAG AAACACTTTAGCCAATAGCTGTGGGACAGGTATCCGTTCCTCCACTAGTGACCCCAGTAGGAAACCCCTGGACAGCAGGGTCCTCAACGCTGTCAAAC TCTACTGTCAAAATTTCAACCCTAACTTCAAGGAGAGTGAAATGAATGTGATTGCTGCTGACATGTGCACAAATGCAAGGCGTGTCCGTAAACGATGGTTGCCCAAGATCAAGTCCATGCTGCCTGATGGCATGGAGGTCTACCGTGCAGGAATGGGCATGGGTGCTGCTGTGGGTCTTGGCCTGGCACTGGGTGCCCCTCAATCAGGGGTACCCCTCCCCTTCGAGCCTGACTTCAAGACCCTAGAGCAAAGGTTGTATCCAGATCGCAAGGACCCTCTCAGGACTCACCCACCGCTGACAGAGGGCAGCCCTGGCTCTGGGGCTGCCGGAGCAGAGGCcgaaggtgaaggtgaaggagTCGTCcaggaggaacaggaagaagatgaggatgaaGCTGCGTTAGAAGGTGTAGATGGATCACTGGGGGCGCCAACTTTGATCCCAGGAGCTGAGGCAGGCAATTGTGGTGACACGCCGCctgaacaggaagtggaaagTTTTGGACAAGGTCTGAGAGTGAACGGACAGTGA